GGAGCGCGCAGTTCGGGATGGATCCCGGAATCCTTAATGCCTGGCTGAGGACCCATGGGGGATACGGGCGCTGCTCCACCGATCCGGTCGGGGACTGCTGCCTGGAGTGGAGCGCCGTCACCCAGGTCGAGCTGCGGCAATACGAGAACACCGCTTCGACCGGGATCTCATCGACCGCGCGGGCGGAGATCGACCGCGCCCTCGGGCGCGGCTACCCGGTGATCGCCGGAGTGCACTGGGGAGCGCATTGCCACGGGACGACGACGCAGAGCGAGAACTGCCATTGGGTCGTCATCACTGGTGCAGCAGGGACGACGTACACGATCACCGATCCCTACAACAGGGACGTCCATGACCCGCGCGGGGTCCACACCACTCTGAATCACGGCGTATTCGGGGCCTACACCATCGATCGGTTCGTGGTCGCCGCTGGTCCAGTCCCAGCACAGCCGGAGGAGGCGATCCGCATCACCCTCTCCCCAGGGGGGCTCCCAGGAGAGGTGGAGGTGACCCTCTCCGCGCGCACGGGTGGGGAGTACAAGATCTTCGTTCAGGTCGTCGACCCCGCTGGAAACGTGTACTACGCGCGGAGGCCGGCTCCGGGATCCACCCGGATGGAGCTCTCCGGGAGGCTCGTCCCGCTCCTCCCCACCCCGATCTACCTCGCGCCGGGAGAGGACCGGATCGGGTCGATCGTGCTGCAGAAATCCGGAGAGTACTCCTTTCTCGTCCGGCTGGAGGACCCGAACCGGCCTGGGACCGCTGTCGCTTCGGCCGTCGCCGCCTATGCGGTCGGAAGCGGGAGCCCCCCTCCCCGTCCGGTCGGATGGGGGGAGATCGGGCTGGCGATCGGGGCGGCGCTCATGCTCAGCCTGTTCGTCGCCCTAATCGCCATCGCGGCCAAGCCGTAGGAAGGCCCGCTTCGCCCGCGGCTTAGGGCGCTCGATCTGGGGAGAGAACGTCAGCTCTAATGCATCCAGGGGACAGGCGGTCGTGCACTCCCCGCACTTGATGCAGTTGTGCGTGTCGTATTCCTCGTGCGGCTTCAGCCCCATCGGGCAGGCGCGGGCACACTCGCCGCAGCGGGAGCACCGGTTCGTATCCAGCTTCAGGTGAAGGAAGCTCACCCGGTTGAACAGGGACAACAGCGCTCCCATCGGGCACAGGTACCGGCACCAGAACCGGGAGATGATCGCCATCCCGGCCAGGGTGGCGACCAGGGTCCCGAGGTGAACGAGGAACGGGCGATTGATGGAGGCGACCCCGAGGAAGAAGTAGGGGATCGATGCCTCTAGCCCCCCGACCGGGCACAGCTTGCAGAACATCGTGTCGGCGAACGCCCACGCGGCGACGATCGTCCCGACGAGGACGACGTACTTGGAGTAGGAGGCGATCCCGTTGATCCGCACCTTGCGGAACGAGAGGAGGTCGTTCAGGGTCCCGAACGGACAGAACCAGCCGCAGAACCCGCGCCCAGCGATGAGCCCGTAGGCGACGATCGTCGCGACCCAGAAGTAGGGGACGGTCCCGTAGATGACCAAGTTTTGGGCGAGCCCGATCGGGCACACCGTGACCGCAAGTGGGCACGCGTAGCAGTGGAGCCCGGGGAAGATGATGTGCGTCATCCCGATTCCGGTGAATCCGAACAGACCGAGGAGGAGCCCGAACCCCTGGCTGATCCGGCGCACGAACGTCAACCTGAACCTCATCCCCCCACCCCCAACAGCTCGAGCAGCCGTGGCTCGAGGTTCCTGATCCCGAAGATCACGGCCCCGGTGTCCGCCCGCAGGATCGCCGGGACGATCGTGCGCTGGTTGCGAATCACGCCGTGAGCGGCGGCGATCTCGCGGTCGGTGTCTACATTTACGAACTTGTAGCTTATGCGCGGGTTCACCTGCGCCGCCGCCTTCACCATCTCCTCGGCGAACGGACAGGTGTGACACCACGGGGCGTAGAACACGACGAGCTCGACCTCATGGTCGATCCTCCCGAGCGCGGCGCGCGCCGCCGGGGAGAGCCGGGGCGGGGCGTGTTGCACTGCCTCGATCCCCACGCACGAGGTGCACAACACCGCGCCGATCCCCTGCGCCTGCTCGTGCTGGCCGAGCCTGATCCCGTACACGAATCCCCCGACCACGAAGACCAAAAGAACGAAGTAAAGGGGAAGGCGGAACCCGCTCGCCCACAGGCCGATCCCGACTCCAAGGAGGAGCAACCCGATCCCCGGGATCACCCACGCCGGGAGAGAGCGGCGAACGACTTTATGATGGACCGGGCCGGCCGCTGTGGTCGTCACTGTCACCGGGATGGTGATCTCATCGGCGATCTGGAAGCAGCTCACCTCGATGCAGTAGGTGTAGAGGATCGATAGAGTCAGGGTGTAGGTCAGCGGAGCGAGGCCGGAAGCGGCGGACACGGTGAACTCGATCTCTCCCTTTCCGAACGGGGCGATCTCCTTGATGCTCCCCTTCGCCGGGGTTACGACGAGCCCGTCCGGGGCGGAGACCTCGATCGTGAGGTCGTCCCCGGGGTGGACGGAATTGTTCGCCGCGACGACCCGGACCGTCGCCTCCCCGCCCGGGGCGATGCGGACCACGGGAGGATCGGCGGAGAAGGAGAGGATCGGCTCCTGCCCGAGCGCAACCACGCCGAGGAGCGCGACGATCAGGAACGCGATCCCAAACCTCGTCATCCTCATCCTCCCGGATGGACCAGTTCCTCCACCGCCTGGCGGAGGGCGTCCCCGCGCAGGTCCTTGCCGACGATCTTCCCGTCCCGATCGATCAGGTAGCTCATCGGGATCGCCGTCACCCGGTACAGGGCCGCGATCTTCCCGTCGGAGCCGTCGAACACCTGAGGATAGTCGAGTCCGTTCTCCGCCACCGCCCGCTCGAACTCCGCCTCGCTGCGATCGAGGTTGATCCCGATCACGATGAGATCAGCGGCGTAATCAGCGGCGATCTTCTTCACGTTCGGAAGCTCGTGCAGACACGGAGTGCACCACCCGGCCCAGAAGTCGAGGAGCACGATCTTCCCCTTGAGCTCGGACAGGGCGATCTCCTTTCCCTCTGCCGTCGTCCCCGAGAAATCCGGGGCGGGGAATCCCACCTCGAGCGGGAGCTTCTCCGGAACGTAGGTGTCGGACTCCTCGATCACGATACGCGCCCCGTCGGCGCTGATCGATTTCACGGCGTACACCGTGCCGCCGATGTTGAACGGTTCGGAAAGGTTGAACCGCTCGTGCGAGTCACGACTGGTGAGGAGCTCGCCGTCGCGATCGGTATCGATGAACAGCGTCCCGTTTTCGCGGTCGTCGTAGCGCCCATCAGTGTTCTCGTCCAGCACAGCGATCTTGTACTCCGTGTCCCTGAGCACGACCTTCCCGGTTCGGTATCCGCCCCGGAAGTAGACGAGGACCGTGGGGTAAGCCGGATCCCATACCGCGATGAGCGCGTACGGCTCGCGTCCGGAGATATAGGAGACGTCCAGCGAAAACATGGCGACGTGCTGGCCCGAGGTGTAGACCTTGGTCCACGCGACCGGGACGAAATCGCCGTCCCCGCTCAGGCGCACGTATAAATTGACGGTATCCCCGTCGCGGTACAAGAGGACAGGAAATCCCTGCCCGTTCAGCGGGATCACCCCGTAGCCCGGGTCCCCCGCGGCGCCGGACGGGAGCGCGACGTCCGCCGGTGGGGATGTAAGCCGGATCGCCTGGGGATGGAACAGCCCGGTCAGCTCAAGCACGTTGCTATCGTACGCGAGGTCGGCCTGTGCCGCCGCGGCAACGCAGGCGAATACAGTCAAGATAAAGATGGCTGAGATGAACTTCCGCATTTTCACTCCTCGTGGATCAAATCGCGCAGGCGCGCGATCGTGATATCCCGGCCGATGAGGGCGATCGTCTCGAACAGGCCCGGTCCGGCCCTCCGCCCGGTGACCGCCATCCGGCACGCGTGCCCCACGTCCTTGAGCTTTGCTCCGTGCGCGGCGAGCGTCTCCCGCATCGCTTGCTCCACCGCCTCCGGGGTGAACTCGGTCATCCCGGAAAACGCATCGATTAACGCTTCAATTAACTCCCGCTGCCGGTCGTCCAGCTCGATCTCCTCCTCGCGGTCGATCTCGACCGGGAACACGATCTCCAGCACCCGCGCCAGGTCGACCAGGGTCTTGCACCGGTGGCGGAGCCGCTCCACTGCCTGGGTGAGACGGTCACGATCGATCCCGCTCCACATTTCCTCGGTTACCTTCCCCTGCTCGCGCACGAACGGAGCGACGAGCTCGACGAGCCTTCCCGGATCGGCCGCCTTCATGTGCTGTTGGTTCAGCCAGTGGAGCTTCTCCTCGTCGAACACCGACGCGGATTTGCCGATGTGGTCGAGCGAGAACAGCTCGATCAGCTCATCGCGGGTGAAGAACTCCTGATCCCCGTGCGACCAACCGAGGCGGGCGAGGAAGTTCACCAGCGCCTCGGGGAGGAACCCGCGGCGGCGGTACTCGAGGACCGACGTCACCCCGTGCCGCTTGGATAGCCGGGTGCGATCCGGCCCGAGGATCATCGGGAGGTGGACGAAGTGGGGGAGCGGCTTTCCGAGTGCCTGATAGAGGAGGATCTGCTTCGGAGTGTTGTTCAGGTGGTCGTCGCCGCGGATGACGTGGGTGATCCCCATATCGGCGTCGTCGACCACCACCACGAAGTTGTACACGAAGCTCCCGTCGGAGCGGCGGATGACGAAGTCCTTGAGCTGAGAGTTCGGGTAGACGACGTCCCCAAGGAGATCGTCGTGCACGACCGTCTCCCCCTCGGTCGGGACGCGGAACCACCACGCTCCGTCCTTCTCGTACGCCGCATTCTGCGCCATCAGCGACTCCGCCGCGCGGAGGTGGAGCTCAGTGCGGTCGGTCTGACGGTAGTACTCATCCCAGTCGAGCCCGAGCCAGCGCATCGCCTCGAGGATCTGGGCGATCGACTCCTCGGTCGAACGGGCCCGATCGGTGTCCTCGATGCGCAGCACGAACGTCCCGTTGTTGTGGCGGGCGAACAACCAGTTGAACAGCGCGGTACGGGCCCCACCTACGTGCAGGTACCCGGTCGGGCTGGGGGCGAACCTCACTCTGATCGTCATCTTCACCTCTTCTTCGATTGGATGACCATTTTACCGGAATCGACCGCAAGCCCGCCAACCGTGGCTGGAGCGAGCTCGGGTCGTGCGAGCCAAGAGTCGATGCGGATATCCCACTCCGCTTGCGCGGAAGGGTCGGTCCCGTGCCCGGTCTCATCGTCGTAGAGCTCCTGCATCGCGGAGAGGGTGGAGAGGATCTGCGCGGCCGTCCCGTTTATCCTCTCCGACAGGGCATGCTTCGCTGCGTCCGCCGTCTTTCCCGTCGCCGAGACGCGGCACAGTTCAGCCCGGAGTCGGAGGGCGTAGACCTCGTTCAGGTCGAAATGGCGCTGCTCATGGTTGAGGAGGCCCCTGTTCTCCTTCCCCGGGACCACCCACGAGCCGTACGGATCCATCGTGTTCTCGACCGTGATCCCATCGATCCGTCCGGTCCAGCAGCTCCGGCTTGGATCGTAGGAGACGGTGTAGGCGACGTGCCAGGTCACCCGCATGTCGATCGACGCCGCTTCGAGCATCGGCTGAGACGGGGGAGCGCCACGGAAGTCGGCCCAGCGCAGCGGCTGGTTCACCGCCCATTGGATCCCGTCCGCCGCGAGGGGAAGGGAGACTAAACTCACAACGATAAAGAAAAAGACGACGCACGCACGCATCGCATCACCACCCTTCGAGCGGGAATGATACCCGAGCCCACCCGGGGTTGCGAGCCGGACGGGGTTGTCTAACCCACCCAGTTCTGTCATAATAGCTCCAAATGAGCCGGACGGGAAAAAAAGGAGGTGATCGGGCGTTTGAGTGATTCCCTGTCCGTCTGTAACTAAAAAGGAGGCGACATGAAGAAACGAGGGGTTATCGCCATCGTGGCCGTTTTGGCTTTTCTACTTGCCTTAACCGGTTGTACGTCCCTGTTCGGACCGCAGTCCAACCTTTCCTCATCCCCGCAGGCGGCCGATCAGGCAGGGAAGGATTACCTAGTGATGATGAAGGGGAACAGGCTCCCCGCCGATTTCGACCGAGAAGTGACGGCCGCTGGAGGAGCGGTGAAAGAGGAGTTCGCCACGATCGGGGCTGCGGTTGTCACCGCGAAGAGCGCAACGTTCGTGGACGAGATTGCCGCACTGCCCGCGGTTAAGTACGTCCTCCCTGATGTAAAGCTGAACTGGCTGCCGGGAGAGGATTACGTGAACGTCCTCCCGGCGGACCAGGCCGGACCGGCAGCGGGCGGGGTGGCGAGCCAGAGCATCGGGGACGATGAATGGTTCTTCAACGCCTATCAATGGAGCATGTTCGCGATCGATGCCCCCGCGGCGTGGGACGCCGGCTACACCGGAGCCGGGGTACGGGTGGCGGTCCTCGATTCCGGAATCGACTATACCCATCCCGATCTCGCTCCCAACGTGAATACCGCTCTCAGCACCTCGTTCGTCCCGTACGAGCCGTACATCGATGACGAGGCCGGACATGGAACGCACGTCGCCGGGATCATCGCTGCTGCCCACAACGAGTTCGGCTCAATCGGGGTCGCTCCGGACGCCGAGCTGGTGGCGGTGAAGGTGCTCGACCATACGGGAAGCGGAAACTTCAGCTGGCTCATTCAAGGGCTTCTCTACGCCAACGCCGTTGGGGCGAAGGTCATCAACATGAGCCTTGGGGCGTACCTCCCGCGGTCGGGGTTCATCACTGAGGATGGAACCAAGGTAGGGGCAAACGAGGTCGCCGGGTTGACCAGTCTCCTCACCCGCGTGATCGACTACGTGTGGCAAAACGGGACGTTCGTGGTGGCAGCAGCCGGGAACGATGCGGCGAATCTGACCGGCGACGCGAGCTGGATCTCCATCCCGGCCGAGTCGGGCCGCACGGTCTCCGTATCCGCGACCGGTCCGCAGGGATGGGGGATCGATCCGACGGTCAGCCTGGACACCCCGGCCTACATTTACACCAACTATGGGACCGGTGTCGATTACGCCGCCCCGGGCGGGAACGTGGATCCCTCCCTATATCCGGATGGTCCATGGTACTACGACCTCGTGTTCAGCACCTACCCCGGGGGATGGGCGTGGATGGCCGGGACGAGCATGGCCTCCCCCCACGTCGCCGGTATCGCAGCGTTGATCCTGCAGGCAACCCCGGGTGCCTCCCCGAACCGAGTGGAGAGCATTCTGCGCGGTAGCAGTGACGATCTCGGGAAGCCCGGACGGGATCCGTGGTACGGACTCGGTCGGGTGAACGCTGCCCAGGCGGTGAAGTAGCGATCAGATCTTACGTCGGGCGGGATAACCCGCCCGACGTTTTTTCTCTGATCAGACCTCTATTTCCTCCCAGTCAGTCTTGTGCTCCCGCAGAATCTCCACCCCTTCCACCAGCAATTCTCCCGCGGTGGTCAACTTGTCACCGCGGATGAAGTGGGCGCGGGACGCCTGGGTCCGCACCTCGTTGAACAGAACCGGATCGAACCGTGTACTCCGTTCGATCTCGCGCCAGTCGGTCCGTCCCTCCCGCTCGATCACTTCCACCATGGTGACGAGGAGCCGGAGGATGTGGGGGGTGACGTAGAACTTCATCTCATCAGGGACCGGAGAGATTCCGCGCTTGAACTTCTCCCCCGCCTCGGTGACGGAGTAAAGCCTCCCGGGGAGAGCGTCGACCAGCCCGTGGGCGATAAGCTTCCGCACTGCAGCAAGGA
This window of the Candidatus Bipolaricaulota bacterium genome carries:
- a CDS encoding C39 family peptidase, which translates into the protein MRTAAILFILLVLSLSGFAQSLSIPGFNQAYRDATGYWGACPMGTGGCPDRIETAGCLITSLAAVLDYYRIRLAVPATESCTGSAQFGMDPGILNAWLRTHGGYGRCSTDPVGDCCLEWSAVTQVELRQYENTASTGISSTARAEIDRALGRGYPVIAGVHWGAHCHGTTTQSENCHWVVITGAAGTTYTITDPYNRDVHDPRGVHTTLNHGVFGAYTIDRFVVAAGPVPAQPEEAIRITLSPGGLPGEVEVTLSARTGGEYKIFVQVVDPAGNVYYARRPAPGSTRMELSGRLVPLLPTPIYLAPGEDRIGSIVLQKSGEYSFLVRLEDPNRPGTAVASAVAAYAVGSGSPPPRPVGWGEIGLAIGAALMLSLFVALIAIAAKP
- a CDS encoding 4Fe-4S binding protein, which produces MRFRLTFVRRISQGFGLLLGLFGFTGIGMTHIIFPGLHCYACPLAVTVCPIGLAQNLVIYGTVPYFWVATIVAYGLIAGRGFCGWFCPFGTLNDLLSFRKVRINGIASYSKYVVLVGTIVAAWAFADTMFCKLCPVGGLEASIPYFFLGVASINRPFLVHLGTLVATLAGMAIISRFWCRYLCPMGALLSLFNRVSFLHLKLDTNRCSRCGECARACPMGLKPHEEYDTHNCIKCGECTTACPLDALELTFSPQIERPKPRAKRAFLRLGRDGD
- a CDS encoding TlpA family protein disulfide reductase; its protein translation is MRKFISAIFILTVFACVAAAAQADLAYDSNVLELTGLFHPQAIRLTSPPADVALPSGAAGDPGYGVIPLNGQGFPVLLYRDGDTVNLYVRLSGDGDFVPVAWTKVYTSGQHVAMFSLDVSYISGREPYALIAVWDPAYPTVLVYFRGGYRTGKVVLRDTEYKIAVLDENTDGRYDDRENGTLFIDTDRDGELLTSRDSHERFNLSEPFNIGGTVYAVKSISADGARIVIEESDTYVPEKLPLEVGFPAPDFSGTTAEGKEIALSELKGKIVLLDFWAGWCTPCLHELPNVKKIAADYAADLIVIGINLDRSEAEFERAVAENGLDYPQVFDGSDGKIAALYRVTAIPMSYLIDRDGKIVGKDLRGDALRQAVEELVHPGG
- a CDS encoding glutamate--tRNA ligase, translating into MTIRVRFAPSPTGYLHVGGARTALFNWLFARHNNGTFVLRIEDTDRARSTEESIAQILEAMRWLGLDWDEYYRQTDRTELHLRAAESLMAQNAAYEKDGAWWFRVPTEGETVVHDDLLGDVVYPNSQLKDFVIRRSDGSFVYNFVVVVDDADMGITHVIRGDDHLNNTPKQILLYQALGKPLPHFVHLPMILGPDRTRLSKRHGVTSVLEYRRRGFLPEALVNFLARLGWSHGDQEFFTRDELIELFSLDHIGKSASVFDEEKLHWLNQQHMKAADPGRLVELVAPFVREQGKVTEEMWSGIDRDRLTQAVERLRHRCKTLVDLARVLEIVFPVEIDREEEIELDDRQRELIEALIDAFSGMTEFTPEAVEQAMRETLAAHGAKLKDVGHACRMAVTGRRAGPGLFETIALIGRDITIARLRDLIHEE
- a CDS encoding S8 family serine peptidase, giving the protein MKKRGVIAIVAVLAFLLALTGCTSLFGPQSNLSSSPQAADQAGKDYLVMMKGNRLPADFDREVTAAGGAVKEEFATIGAAVVTAKSATFVDEIAALPAVKYVLPDVKLNWLPGEDYVNVLPADQAGPAAGGVASQSIGDDEWFFNAYQWSMFAIDAPAAWDAGYTGAGVRVAVLDSGIDYTHPDLAPNVNTALSTSFVPYEPYIDDEAGHGTHVAGIIAAAHNEFGSIGVAPDAELVAVKVLDHTGSGNFSWLIQGLLYANAVGAKVINMSLGAYLPRSGFITEDGTKVGANEVAGLTSLLTRVIDYVWQNGTFVVAAAGNDAANLTGDASWISIPAESGRTVSVSATGPQGWGIDPTVSLDTPAYIYTNYGTGVDYAAPGGNVDPSLYPDGPWYYDLVFSTYPGGWAWMAGTSMASPHVAGIAALILQATPGASPNRVESILRGSSDDLGKPGRDPWYGLGRVNAAQAVK